The following are from one region of the Mus musculus strain NOD/ShiLtJ chromosome 17 genomic scaffold, GRCm38.p6 alternate locus group NOD/ShiLtJ MMCHR17_CHO_IDD1 genome:
- the Btnl4 gene encoding butyrophilin-like 4 precursor (The RefSeq protein has 1 substitution compared to this genomic sequence), with the protein MENHRKPSLLFHVPCLFVLTQLLSWVTTQEFRVFGPSDPIVAAPGGEAILPCSVFPAMNVENMEELRWFRSRFSEAVLFYRDQEEQKEGQMPGYSQRTLLVKDQFHQGTAAVRILNVQASDSGIYICHFQQGVFYDEAILELKVAAMGSVPEVHIKGPEDGGVCVVCMTSGWYPEPQVHWKDSRGENLTAFSSETHTKDAEGLFSTETLLVVRDSSVRNVTCSIFNPILGQEKATAMFIPEPFFPQASPWKPAFLVTLTMMGLLVLGTSYLLRREHSARLKVQQETVNFQREKDESLKTRDDALRTAGALMVERDRRKAAYRAAWKKAQLYADWRKEHFEAWTFTLDPASAHPILAISPDRLSVSRKDSTLCLDDLFCVLGIRGISSGRHYWEVKLRNGDSSKWTLGVCREGVDRKGCFSECPHKGFWTVGRSSSGYLAYIDTGTALLSLRQAPQSVGVFVDYTEGDISFYNMSDMSPMFSFHEASFSGTLFPYFRLKSGNVSMIIQSMACASEGREGEDRRRGRKRSRKGRKGKRTKRGKKLVLLPLEESLSPAGEGLVPGSCVVDSFPEEVSPFLQHARNSLFP; encoded by the exons ATGGAAAATCACCGCAAGCCCTCTCTGCTCTTCCATGTCTCCTGCCTGTTTGTCCTTACACAGCTGCTTAGCTGGGTGACCACAC AGGAGTTCCGGGTCTTTGGTCCCTCAGACCCCATTGTGGCTGCACCAGGTGGGGAAGCCATCCTTCCCTGCTCCGTGTTTCCAGCCATGAATGTGGAGAACATGGAAGAGTTGAGGTGGTTCCGCAGCAGATTCTCAGAAGCAGTACTTTTCTATCGGGaccaagaggagcagaaggaaggGCAGATGCCTGGGTATTCACAGCGCACCTTGCTGGTGAAGGACCAGTTCCATCAAGGCACAGCTGCTGTGAGGATCCTAAATGTCCAGGCATCAGATAGTGGGATATACATCTGCCACTTCCAGCAAGGAGTGTTCTATGATGAGGCCATCTTGGAACTGAAGGTGGCAG CAATGGGCTCTGTCCCTGAAGTACACATCAAAGGTCCAGAAGATGGtggagtgtgtgttgtgtgcatgacCTCAGGGTGGTACCCGGAGCCTCAGGTGCATTGGAAAGACtccagaggagagaatctcacaGCATTCTCCTCAGAGACCCACACTAAAGATGCTGAAGGACTGTTCAGCACAGAGACCTTGCTGGTTGTGAGAGACAGCTCTGTGAGGAATGTGACCTGCTCCATCTTCAATCCTATCTTGGGCCAGGAGAAAGCCACAGCCATGTTCATCCCAG agcccTTCTTCCCTCAGGCCTCTCCCTGGAAGCCAGCTTTTCTTGTGACCCTGACCATGATGGGACTACTAGTCTTAGGGACAAGCTATCTTCTCAGAAGGGAGCATTCTGCAAGGCTGAAGGTGCAGCAGGAAACGGTGAATTTTCAGCGTGAGAAGGATGAGTCACTGAAGACAAGGGATGATGCTCTGAGGACTGCTG GTGCACTCATGGTGGAGCGTG ATCGAAGGAAAGCAGCTTACAGGGCAG CTTGGAAGAAGGCCCAGCTCTATGCAG ATTGGCGCAAGGAGCACTTCGAGGCCT GGACTTTCACTCTGGATCCAGCCTCTGCCCACCCCATccttgccatctccccagacagGCTGAGTGTGAGCCGGAAGGATTCCACTCTGTGCTTGGATGACCTCTTCTGTGTGTTAGGCATCAGAGGCATCTCTTCTGGAAGACATTACTGGGAGGTGAAGCTAAGGAATGGTGACAGCAGCAAGTGGACTCTGGGGGTCTGTAGGGAAGGTGTGGACAGGAAAGGCTGTTTCTCAGAGTGTCCACATAAGGGGTTTTGGACTGTGGGGCGGTCTAGTAGTGGATATTTGGCTTATATTGACACTGGGACAGCTTTATTATCTCTCAGGCAAGCTCCGCAGAGTGTGGGGGTGTTTGTGGACTACACTGAAGGTGACATCTCCTTCTATAACATGAGTGACATGTCCCCCATGTTCTCCTTCCATGAGGCTTCCTTCTCTGGGACTCTTTTTCCATACTTCAGGCTTAAGTCTGGAAATGTTTCAATGATTATCCAATCCATGGCATGCGCatctgaggggagggagggagaagacagaaggagaggaaggaaaagaagtaggaaggggaggaaggggaagaggacaaAGAGGGGGAAGAAATTAGTTTTGCTTCCTTTGGAGGAGTCTCTGAGTCCTGCAGGGGAGGGCCTGGTTCCAGGCTCTTGTGTTGTGGATTCTTTTCCAGAGGAAGTCTCTCCATTCCTTCAGCATGCCAGGAACTCTCTGTTCCCATAG